From Brassica rapa cultivar Chiifu-401-42 chromosome A06, CAAS_Brap_v3.01, whole genome shotgun sequence:
CGTCGCAGTGCAGACAGAAAATGGGCTGTATGTTCCTGTGGTGAAGGTGTGTGTGCAAAACAGCATTCAGTAATGAATTTGTCTTGCACAAATTTCGGATTACTGAACTATATCAATGGCTTATTCCAGGACGCAGACAAGAAAGGTCTGTCCACAATTGGAGAAGAAGTTCGGTTGTTGGCTCAAAAAGCAAAAGAGAACACCTTAAAGCCGGAAGATTATGAGGTGAGCAAAATCTACTCACTCACTGAGCATATCTATCTTTCGGAAATAACCGCTTATAATAAAGTCTTCATTCTCAGGGAGGAACATTTACAGTGTCTAACTTGGGAGGACCTTTTGGAATCAAGCAGTTCTGTGCAGTGGTAAATCCCCCTCAAGCCGCCATTCTAGCTGTTGGATCTGGtaagctctctctctcattACAGAACAGAGTGCACATGTTACTATCTTCCCAAATATCCAAGAACTGATTCGTGTTATGTGTCTAAATCTTAATAAAAACAGCTGAGAAGAGAGTTGTTCCTGGTAACGGTCCAGATGAATATAACTTTGCTTCTTACATGCCTGTAACACTGAGCTGTGACCATCGCGTAGTAGATGGTAAGTCAGGTTTTCTACCATCATACATTCATCATAAAACTGTTAAACTCAGTCGAATATTCTGCTATCTGCAGGTGCCATTGGAGCTGAATGGTTGAAAGCATTCAAAGGCTACATCGAGAACCCTGAATCGATGTTGctttaagagagagagaaaaatcaCACAATGACCAGAACACGTCAAAGCTCATAGTCATAGGAGTCTATGATCTCTCATTTCTCTGGTTTAAACACACTGTaccaatttattttctttgggTTTTTTTTGTACCAATAAATATGGAGGGTTCTAATTGATCATGGAGGATGGGTAAACAACCCCattgtttattttgttaaatcGAAATAATATTTTGAGTTTTATGAATCAATAAAAGTTAAAACCTTCAAGAGACCGTTGATTCTTCTTTTGTTACTCTCTGAACATACAGCTGCCGACCATGTCTGGCAACAACTCTGTCATCTCCCTCCTCAGCATGCCGGGGTATAACCAAGCTCAAGCCAGCCAACTATCTTACTTGCAAACTTCAAGTTTATAGGCCTTGTTTGAAGCTCATGAATTGCATCACATTATCAGCGAAATAGATCAACCTCAATGAAGATGCTTTACAGCTCCTTAATTAATCAGCTGTCCAAGAAACCTATATTCACATTAGAATCTTAAGCCAGACCAGAATCTAACTAAGAAGGTCATGTCTGGTTATTATCTTCTGTGTTCAAAGTCTCTTATCTTCTTTCTTCCTGAACCTTGAGAAACAGAGAAAAGAAAGTGGCTTTGACGGTCAGGATTCGTATTGCCTCTACTAATGCTGTATGAATCATCATCATTTCATAAGAATGCACCTAGGAACACATCATATCCAAAGATTGCAAAAAGTATAAGTCTTTATGATCCACTAAGCCAAATCAGTTTCATcttgaaagaaagaaagaaagaaatcaaTTCTACACATTATGAGTTAACACTTTGCATTTTCTTTCCACCTAAAACActctataataatatttactCTAATCAACATTTTTGTTACATGActtagaaaaacaaaagaagttaTGTTGTTAATGCGGAAAGTGTTAGTTAGTTAAGCAACTATCATTGAGTTTCTTTCTGTCTGAGAAGTTGCCTTCTCTTGAGAACCAAGAAGACAACAACCAACACCTGCAACATTGCTATTAACCCAACAAAGACCAGTCCCACAGTCTCCCCTTTGTTTAATCCACCTCTCTTATTCTTCTCCGGAGACCCCCCAACCCGCCGTGGCTCAGGAGGCGGTGGAAAAGGTTCTGACTTTGGCCTCCACCGCGGTGGAGGATGAGGTGGTGGCGAAGACAGAGGCGCAATTACCTCCGAGACTGAAGAAGGTGCAGGACTGTCTGTCACATTGTCAAGTGGAGgcgatggtggtggtggaggaggtaGAGAAGATTTTGTAAAGAGAGGCGGTTCTTGAGATTTGACGAGGAGGAAACAATGGATGGTGAAAGATAAGGCGAAAATCAAAATGTGAAGAGGATTCAGAAAACACATCTTCACGATATTAAATCCAAATGTGGCATCAAAGGGACAACCTTTCTCTGTTTCCGATTtgacatagagagaga
This genomic window contains:
- the LOC103871095 gene encoding formin-like protein 14, with the protein product MCFLNPLHILIFALSFTIHCFLLVKSQEPPLFTKSSLPPPPPPSPPLDNVTDSPAPSSVSEVIAPLSSPPPHPPPRWRPKSEPFPPPPEPRRVGGSPEKNKRGGLNKGETVGLVFVGLIAMLQVLVVVFLVLKRRQLLRQKETQ